From one Solanum stenotomum isolate F172 chromosome 12, ASM1918654v1, whole genome shotgun sequence genomic stretch:
- the LOC125848023 gene encoding cullin-4-like: MSQPNKRSSSLSTPPPSPLSRSMKKAKSQAAATDDNKNGQQQHKVESTDEPCVSMIQYSGGGVTSNLSRKKATPPQPPKKQLVIKLNKAKPTLPTNFEENTWATLKSAISAIFLKQPDPCDLEKLYQAVNDLCLHKMGGSLYQRIQKECEAHIVAVLQSLVGQSEDLVVFLSLVERCWQDFCDQMLMIRGIALFLDRTYVKQTPNGHSLWDMGLQLFRKHLCLASEVEHKIVFGLLQMIESERLGEAGDRTLLNHLLKMFTALGIYAESFEKPFVERTSEFYAAEGVKYMQQSDVPDYLKHVEVRLHEEHDRCLHYLDASTRKPLIATTERQLLERHISAILDKGFMMLMDGKRIEDLRRMYSLFPRVEALESLKQTLSLYIRKNGQSIVHDDEKDKDMVSSLLEFKASVDTIWEESFSKNEAFGNTIKDAFGHLINVCENRPAELIAKFLDEKLRAGNKGTSEEELEGILDKVLVLFRFIQGKDVFEAFYKKDLAKRLLLGKSASIDAEKSMISKLKTECGSQFTNKLEGMFKDIELSKEINESFKQSSQARKKLPTGIEMSVHVLTTGYWPTYPPMDVRLPHELNIYQDIFKEFYLSKYSGRRLMWQNSLGHCVLKAEFPKGKKELAVSLFQAVVLMLFNDAEKLSFLDMREATRIEDKELRRTLQSLACGKVRVLQKIPKGRDVEDGDTFVFNDQFTTPLYRIKVNAIQMKETVEENTNTTERVFQDRQYQVDAAIVRIMKTRKVLSHTLLITELFQQLKFPVKPADLKKRIESLIEREYLERDKNNPQVYNYLA; the protein is encoded by the exons atgTCTCAACCCAACAAGCGATCTTCTTCCCTCAGTACACCACCACCATCTCCACTTTCCCGTTCAATGAAGAAGGCCAAGTCTCAGGCCGCAGCTACTGATGACAACAAGAATGGCCAGCAGCAGCACAAAGTCGAATCCACAGACGAACCTTGTGTGTCCATGATCCAATATTCGGGTGGTGGAGTCACTTCCAATTTGTCTCGAAAGAAAGCTACCCCTCCCCAGCCTCCTAAGAAGCAGCTCGTCATTAAGCTTAACAAAG ctAAACCTACGCTCCcaacaaattttgaagaaaatactTGGGCAACTCTGAAGTCAGCTATCAGTGCAATATTCTTAAAGCAGCCTGATCCTTGTGACTTGGAAAAGCTTTATCAG GCTGTCAATGACCTGTGTCTGCACAAGATGGGTGGAAGTTTATACCAACGGATTCAAAAAGAGTGTGAGGCACACATAGTTGCAGTATTGCAGTCCTTAGTTGGCCAAAGTGAAGATCTTGTTGTTTTTCTATCACTTGTTGAGAGGTGCTGGCAGGACTTCTGTGATCAGATGTTGATGATCCGTGGTATAGCGTTGTTTCTAGATAGAACATATGTGAAACAAACCCCAAATGGGCATTCATTGTGGGATATGGGTTTGCAGCTTTTTCGCAAACATCTTTGTCTAGCTTCAGAAGTAGAACACAAAATTGTCTTTGGGCTCCTTCAGATGATTGAGAGTGAAAG ATTAGGTGAGGCAGGTGATAGAACTCTTCTTAACCATCTTTTGAAGATGTTCACTGCCTTAGGAATTTACGCAGAGAGCTTTGAGAAGCCATTTGTTGAGCGCACTTCTGAGTTTTATGCTGCTGAAGGTGTCAAATACATGCAACAGTCAGATGTTCCAGATTACTTGAAGCATGTAGAG GTAAGGTTGCATGAAGAACATGATAGGTGCTTACACTACCTGGATGCAAGCACAAGAAAACCACTAATAGCAACTACAGAGAGGCAACTTTTAGAACGTCATATTTCTGCAATACTTGACAAG GGTTTCATGATGCTGATGGATGGAAAGCGTATTGAGGATCTTCGAAGAATGTATTCACTATTCCCTAGGGTAGAGGCGCTTGAATCATTGAAGCAAACTCTTAGCTTGTACATCCGAAAAAATGGGCAAAGCATTGTGCATGACGATGAAAAAGATAAAGATATGGTATCTAGCCTGTTAGAGTTTAAGGCATCCGTTGATACTATATGGGAAgaaagtttttctaaaaatgaagCATTTGGCAACACTATCAAGGATGCGTTTGGACATCTCATAAATGTCTGTGAG AATCGGCCTGCCGAGCTGATTGCTAAATTTCTGGACGAGAAGCTTCGTGCTGGAAATAAGGGTACTTCGGAAGAGGAATTGGAGGGTATACTTGATAAAGTCTTGGTTCTGTTCAGGTTTATACAG GGTAAGGATGTATTTGAGGCATTCTACAAGAAAGATCTAGCAAAGAGATTATTGTTGGGAAAGAGTGCTTCAATAGATGCAGAGAAGTCCATGATCTCTAAG TTGAAGACTGAATGTGGTAGTCAATTCACTAACAAATTGGAAGGAATGTTCAAG GATATTGAATTGTCAAAAGAGATAAATGAATCCTTTAAGCAATCTTCTCAAGCCAGGAAAAAACTCCCAACAGGAATTGAGATGAGTGTTCATGTATTAACCACCGG GTACTGGCCAACATATCCGCCCATGGATGTTCGGCTCCCCCATGAACTCAATATCTATCAG GATATTTTCAAGGAATTCTACTTGAGCAAATACAGCGGTAGGCGGTTGATGTGGCAAAATTCTTTGGGACACTGTGTTCTAAAAGCAGAGTTTCCCAAAGGCAAAAAGGAGCTGGCAGTGTCTTTGTTTCAG GCTGTtgttttaatgctttttaatgATGCGGAAAAGCTTAGCTTTCTAGATATGAGGGAAGCAACTCGAATTGAGGATAAAGAGCTCAGGAGAACTTTACAGTCTCTTGCATGTGGTAAAGTTCGTGTTCTCCAGAAG ATTCCAAAAGGAAGAGATGTGGAAGACGGCGATACCTTTGTGTTCAATGATCAAtttactactccactctatcgGATAAAG GTAAATGCCATTCAGATGAAGGAAACAGTTGAGGAGAACACAAACACCACAGAAAGAGTATTCCAGGACCGGCAATACCAG GTTGATGCTGCTATCGTTAGGATAATGAAGACGAGAAAAGTGCTGAGTCATACCCTTTTGATAACTGAACTCTTTCAGCAG CTTAAATTCCCTGTAAAACCAGCTGACTTGAAGAAAAGGATTGAAAGCCTCATAGAAAGGGAGTATCTGGAACGAGACAAGAACAATCCTCAAGTTTACAACTATCTTGCCTAG
- the LOC125848512 gene encoding uncharacterized protein LOC125848512, with protein MGALTTALIAIAGVILGWITIEMACKPCLEKGREAIDQNLNPDYDPDDEDSIRAPLTANAPQDSDLGSDSSTPVKIV; from the coding sequence ATGGGGGCATTAACAACGGCACTGATAGCAATTGCAGGCGTAATTCTCGGTTGGATCACCATTGAAATGGCTTGCAAGCCTTGTCTTGAAAAGGGTCGAGAAGCCATTGACCAGAATCTCAATCCTGACTATGACCCAGATGATGAAGACAGTATCCGGGCACCTTTAACTGCAAACGCACCTCAAGACTCCGATCTGGGTTCTGATTCTTCTACTCCCGTCAAAATTGTCTGA